The nucleotide sequence GAGCCGCACGTCCGCCTGCTCGCGCGCGAGCTGCGGGCGGCGATCGACCGGGCGATCCCGGCGGACCGCGCATCGTCGGGCGCGCTTCCGAGGACGCGGGCGGTCTGATGGCGGCTTTCGCGGGCGCCCGGCATTCGATCGCCCCGTCGCTTCTCGGCGCCGCCCCCGGCCGTTCGGGGGTGCTCCCGCGCTTCGAGGTGTCCGCCGAAGGGATCGACCTCGCGGGCTGGTCCTCGGAGCGCCGCGGCGCGATCGACGCGGCGCTCGAGCGCGCCGGCGCCGTCCTCTTCCGCGGCTTCGACCTGCCGGGCGCGTCCGCGTTCGAGAAGGCGGCGGAGGCGTTGTGCGGCCCGCTCGCCGGAAATTACGGCGATCTCCCGCGCGGCGCGCTCGGAGGGAAAGTGTACGGAGCCACGCCGTATCCGCCAGAGCTCCCGATCCTCTTCCATCACGAGGGGGCGCACACGGCCCGCTGGCCGAGACGGATCGCCTTCTTCTGCCTCTCGCCCGCGGCGGAAGGGGGCGAAACCGTGATCGCCGACGGGCGCCGGGTCTTCGAGCGGCTCCCCGCCGCGGCACGGGAGCGGTTCGAACGCGCGGGCGTCGTCTACCTGCGCCGCTTCACCCCGGGAATCGACGTCGCGTGGGAGGCGTACTTCGGCACGGGCGACCGGGCGGAGGTCGAGGAGCGGTGCCGCGCCGACGGCATCGCCTGGGAATGGACGGCGGACGGAGGCCTGCGGATCCGGCAGCGGCGTCCCGCGGTGATCCGGCGCAACGGCGCCCGGGTCTTTTTCAACCAGATCCTCCTGCACCATCCGGCGTGCCTGCCCGCCGACGTGCGCGAGGCGCTCGCCGATCTCCTGCCGGAAGACGACTTCCCGCGCCGCGTCGCGTGGGGCGACGGTTCGCCGATTCCCGACGGAGTCGTCGCGGAGGTTCGGGGGGCGGCCGAGGCGGAAGCCGCCGCGGTGTCGTGGCGGCGCGGCGATCTGCTCCTCGTCGACAACACGCTCGCGGCGCACGGCCGCCGGGCGTACGCCGGAAAGCGGAGGATCGCCGTCGCGATGGCCGCGCTGTTGGAGGGAGATGGAAATGAGAACGATGACAATGGATGAGCGCCTGTCCCCGGCGGCAACGCCGGCCGGCTCCGCCGCGGGCTTGTGGGCGGAGCCGACGCCGTTCCCCGCACTCGCCATGCACGAGCTCTTCGAGGCTCAGGCCGCGCGGCACGCGAACCGGACCGCGGTCGCCGGCCCCGGGGGATCGATGACGTATGGGGATCTCGACCGTGCGGCGGAAAACGTTTCCGCGCTCCTCGAACAACGCGGAGTCGCCCCGGGATCCTTCGTCGCGGTTTGCGCGGACCCGTCGCCGGAGGCGATCGCGGCGATCCTCGGAATCTGGAAGGCCGGCGGCGTCTGGGTGGCGCTCCATCCGGACCAGCCCGCGGCGCGTCTATCCCGCCAGCTCGCGCAATCGCGGGCCCGGTGGTATTTCGCCGACGTCCGCGCGTCGGCGCTTTTCGACTTCGGCGACGCGGCGGTCCTCCCGCTGGAAGCCGGCCGCATGCGCGGTCGCGGACGACGGCGCGCTTCGATCTCGAACCCCGCCGATCCGGCCTACGGAATCTTCACCTCCGGTTCGACCGGCGAGCCGAAGCTCGCGCTCCTCCGGCACGACGGCCTCGTCAACTACACGATGTTCGTCTGGCAGCAGCTCCTCGAGGGGGAGGAGGGCCTGCGCTTCGCGACGCCGTCGAGCCTCGCCGCCGATCTCGGCCATACGTGCCTCTTCCCGGCGCTCGCGTCGGCGGGGACGATCGACATCCCGCCGCGGGACGTCACGCGCGATCCCGCTCTCTTCCCCGCTTTCGTTCGCGACCGCGCGATCGACGTCCTGAAGATCGTCCCGTCGCATTTCGCGGCGCTCTCGTCCGCTGAGAGCGCGGGCGTGCCCCGCCGGCTGCTCGTCTTCGGCGGCGAGCCGCTCTCGCCGGATCTCGCCCGCGCCGCCGCGGCGGGCGGCTGCCGCGTCGTGAATCACTACGGCCCCACCGAAGCGACGGTCGGCGCGCTGGTCCACCGGTTCGACCCGTCCGAGCCGCTCGAGGGGGAGACGGTGCCGATCGGCCGTCCGATCGCGAACGTCCGCGCCTACGTGATCGACGAAACGGGACGGACCGCCCCGCCCGGGGCGGCCGGCGAGCTGTGGATCGGCGGCGCGGGAGTGGGGGAGGGATATTTCGACCGGCCGGGGGAGACCGCCCCGCGATTCGTCGCCGACCCGTTCGTCCCCGGCGGGAGAGCGTACCGGACCGGAGACCGGGTCCGCGCGCTCACCGGCGGCTCCCTCGAGTTCCTCGGGCGGATCGACGACCAGGTGAAGATCCGCGGTCATCGCGTCGAGCCGGGCGAAGTCGCCGCGGCGCTCCGCCGTCACCCGGCGGTCGGTCGCGCGGCGGTCGCGGTCCGGCGTGCGGGTGCGGAGGCGGAGCTCGTCGCGTGCGTCGTCCCGAGACCGGACGAACGGCCCGACGTCCGGGACCTGCGCGAATTCGCGGCCCGCGAGCTTCCCGATGCGTGGATTCCCGCGCGGATCGCGGTCGTCGACGAGCTCCCGCTCTCCGCGTCGGGAAAGGTCGATCTCGCCCGGATCGCCGCGGGGGCGCCGGCGCGTCCCCGGACCCCCCCGCGCAACCCGGTCGAGGAGTGGATCGCGGGGATCTGGAAGGAGACGCTCGGCCTTCCCGAGATCGGCGTCGACGAGAGCTTCTTCGAGCTCGGAGGGCACTCGCTCGTCGCGATGCGCGTGATGGCGCGGATCCGGCGCGAGCTCCCGGTCCCGCTTCCCCTCCCGGCGATCTTCCAGAACCCGACGATCGCGGGACTCGCGGAGGCGGTTTCCCGCGCGTGCGGAAAGGAGTCGGCGGACGCGCCGGCGATCCCCGCCGGAAGCGCGGCGAAGGCGTCATGAGCGACACCGCGGATCGCCTCGCGCAGCGCGCCCTCGCCGCGCTCGATCTCGGCGCTCCGGGCCCGGCGGCCGGGCCGCGGCGGCGCGAATCGCGGCAGACGGCGCCGCTTTCCTTCGCGCAGCGCCGGGTCTGGTTCCTGGAGGAGCTCGAGCCGGGGCTTCCCGTGCAGAACGTCGCCCGCGTGGTGCGTCTGGAAGGCCCGCTCGACGAGGAAGCGTTCGCGCGCGCGGTCGGGGCGATCGTGGAGCGCCACGAGTCGCTCCGGACGACTCTCGAGAACGAATCCGGCGAGCCCCGGCAGAGGATCCATCCCCCGGCCGCGGTGCCGCTCGAGATCGATCCGCTCGCCGGGATTTCAGGCGACCGCGAGGCGGCCGCGCTCTCCCGCGCCGCCCATGAAGCGCGGCGCCCCTTCGATCTCGAACGGGGTCCGCTCGCGCGGGGAGTCCTGATCCGGATTTCCGCGGATCGGCGGCTCTTCGTCTGGACGATGCACCACGTCATCTCGGACGCCGCGTCCGTCCCGGTCTTCCTGCGCGAGCTCGCCGCGCTCTACGGCGCGTTGGTCTCCGGGGAGCGCCCGTGTCTCCCGGAGCTTCCGGTCCAGTACGGCGACTTCGCGGAGTGGCAGCGGCGGACCATGACCGACGAAACGCTCGAGGGGCCGCTCCGGCGGGCCCTCCGGCGTCTCGAGGGGGCGCCCCCGGTCGTCGAGCTTCCGACGGACCGGCCGAGGGGGGCGCGCCAGACCTTCACCGGGGGACGTCTGAGACGGACGCTCTCTTCGGAGACGGGCAGCGAGCTCCGGGCGGCCGCCCGGCGGCACGGGATGACGCTCTTCATGTTCCTGCTCGCCGCCTTCGAGCTCCTGATCTCGCGGTGGACGGGGAGCGACGACGTCGTCGTGGGGACGCCGATCTCCGGGCGAAAGCGCCTCGAGACGGAGAACCTGATCGGTCTCTTCGTCAACATGCTCGTCGTCCGGGTCGATTGCTCCGGCGACCCGACCGTCTCCGACTTCCTCGCGCGCGTCCGCGACGAAGCGCTCGACGCGTTCGACCGGGAGAGCCTTCCGTTCGAGAAGCTCGTCGAGGCGATCCGCCCGGAGCGGCTGCTGAGCCACACGCCCGTCTTCCAGCTCATGTTCAACTTCCACGGCGACCTCGACGCCGCCCCGCCCTTCCCCGGATTGCAAGTCTCGATCGAGCCGATCGACAACGGCGCCGCGCCGTTCGACGTGACCCTGACGGTCGGGGAAGACCGCGAGGGCCCGATTGGCCTCTGGTCCTACAACCGGGACCTCTTCGAGGCGGCGACCGTCGAACGGATGGCGTCTCATTTCGAGAACGTGCTCGCGGGCCTCGCGCAAGGCGCGGACCGCAGGCTCTCCGCGATCGACCTCGCCGGAGCGGCCGAACGCGAGGCGCTCCGGCGTCTCTCGGCCGGACCGGAGCCCGAGGCCGGTGATCCCGCGACCGTCGCCGGCCTCTTCGCCGATCGGCTCCGGCGCTTCCCGGACTCGGTCGCCGTCTCGTTCGGAAGCGAGCGGCTCACCGCCGCGGAGCTCGACCGCGAGTCGGACCGCCTCGCGGCCGCGCTGCGCGCCGCGGGGGCGGGGCCGGAGCGCAGGGTGGCCGTGTTCCTCGACCGGTCGGTCCGTCTCGCGACGGCGTTGCTCGCGGTCGTGAAATCGGGGGCCGCCTTCGTTCCGCTCGACCCGTCGCATCCGCGCGAGCGGATCGACGCGATCGTCGCGGACTCGGGCGCATCGCTCGTCCTGACCGATCGCGCCGGCGAGGCGAACGACGCGTGCCCGTCGCTTCCGGCGGTGCTCGTCGACGGACCGGCGGTGCCGGGCGACGATCTCCGCGGCGGGTCCGCGGGGCCGGAGAACGCGGCCTACGTGCTCTATACCTCGGGATCGACGGGGAGGCCGAAAGGAGTCGTGGTCGAGCACCGGTCGCTCGTCAATCTCGTCCGTTCCATGGTCCGCGAGCCGGGCGCGAAGGACTCCGACGTGTGGCTCGCGGTGACCCCCGCGACGTTCGACATCGCGATCGCCGAGATCTTCGTCCCGCTCGCCTCCGGCGCGAAACTCGTCGTCGCCTCCCGCGAGGATTCCGCCGACCCGAGCGCGCTCGCGCGTCTCCTCCGCGGGTCGAGGGCGACGATCCTCCAGGCGACGCCCGCCACCTGGGCGATGCTCGTGGCCGACGGGTGGGAGGGGAAGCCGGACCTGAAGATCCTGTCGGGCGGCGAGGCGCTCTCGGGAGAGCTCGCGCGCGCGCTCCTCGGCCGAGGCCGGGAGGTGTGGAACCTCTACGGTCCGACCGAGACGACGATCTGGTCCGCCGTCGGCCGCGTCGAAGACCCGGGACCGGGGACGGTTCCGATCGGGCGCCCGATCGCCGGCACGTCGCTGCACGTCGTCGATCCGCGACTCCGGCTCGTTCCGTTCGGGGTCGCGGGAGAGCTCGCGATCGGCGGGGAAGGGGTTGCGCGCGGATACCTCGGACGTCCGGAGGAGACGCGCGAGCGGTTCGTGCCGAACCCGTTCGGCCCGGGAAGGCTCTACCGGACGGGAGACCGCGTGCGACGGCGCGCCGACGGCGCGATCGATTTCCTCGGACGGTTCGACGCTCAGGTGAAGGTCCGCGGAGTGCGCGTCGAGCCGGGCGAGGTGGAGGCCGCTCTCGAGGACGATCCCGACGTGCTCGGCGCCGTCGTCGTCGCGGCCGGCGAAGGAGCGGAGCGCCGGCTCGCCGCGTTCGTCCGCGCGGGGCGTCGCGTCGCGGCGTCGTCGCTCCGCGAGCGGCTCCGCCGTCTCTTGCCCGAGCCGATGATTCCGTCCGAATTCGTCTTCGTCGACGCCTTCCCGCTCACGGCATCGGGGAAGGTCGACCGGCGCGCCCTCGCCTCCCGCGCTCCGGAGCGGCGCTCGACGGGAGAGGCGCCGCGCACCGCGACGGAGACGCTCGTCGCGCGGACCTGGGCGGAAATCCTGCGTGTCGGCGAGATCGGCGTCGATCAGAACTTCTTCGAGCTCGGCGGGCACTCGCTGCTCGCCACGCGGATCCTCGCGCGCCTTCGGTCGATCTTCGAGGTCGAGATCCCGCTCCGGGTGCTCTTCGAGCAGCCGACGGTCGCCGGGCTGGCGGGCGAGATCGCGCGGCGCGCGGAAGCGGCGGCGGCGCGATGACGCTCCCCTCGATCGGCGCCGGCGAAGCGCACGCGTGGTGGTGCGACCTGCGCGGGATCGCGGCGGAGAGGATCGCCGCGTGGGGGCAACTGCTCGATCCCGCCGAGCGCGAGCGGGCGGCGGCGTTCCGGTTCGCGGAGGACCGGACGCGCTGGGCGGCCGGCCGGGGCGCGCTGCGGGAGCTCGCCGCGCGATATCTCGGCGCGTCGCCCGCGGAGCTGCGGTTCGAATACGGTCCCGCGGGGAAACCGCAGCTCCCGGACGCTCCGCTCCGGTTCAGTCTGTCCCGATCGAAGGACGCCGTCCTGATCGCGTTCACGTCGTCCGGGGAGATCGGCGCCGATCTCGAGCGCGTCCGGGCCGGATACGACGGATCCGATATCGCGGGCAAGTTTTTTGCTCCCGCGGAGGTCGCGTCTTTGGCGGCCCTGCCCGAAGGCACCCGTTCCGAAGCTTTTTTTCGTGTCTGGACGGCAAAGGAGGCCTATCTGAAAGGACGGGGAGATGGACTCGGTTTCCCGCTCGACGCGTTCGAGGTACGGGCCGACGGCGGCGGGCCGCGTCGCCTGCGCGCGCATCGCGATCCCGACGAGGTCGGACGGTGGTGGCTCGTGCCGCTGACGCCGGCGGCCGGCTACGTCGCGGCGCTCGCCGTGACCGGGGAGCCCCCGGCGCTGCGGCTCTTCGAGGCGGGGCGGCCGTGAGCGCCGTCGTCGATACCGCGGAGCGGCCGACCTTCGTCATCCGCCCGTCGCGCGGGTGGATGTCGCTCGGGCTCTCGGAGATCTGGGATTACCGGGAGCTCCTGTACTTCCTCGTCTGGCGCGACGTCAAGGTCCGGTACAAGCAGACCGCGCTCGGCGCCGCATGGGCCGTGCTCCAGCCGCTGATGACGATGATCGTGTTCACCGTTTTCTTCGGCAAGCTCGCCAACGTCGGATCCGAGGGGCTGCCGTATCCGATCTTCTCGTATGCGGGGCTGCTGCCGTGGACGTTCTTCGCGCAGGGGCTCTCGATGTCGTCGGACAGCCTCGTCGGGTCCTCGGCGCTGATCAAGCGGGTCTACTTTCCGCGCCTCGTGATCCCGATGTCGTCGGTGCTCGCGGGCACGGTCGACTTTTCGATCGCGTTCGTGATCCTGCTCGGCATGATGCTGGGTTACCACGTGCACCCGACGGCGGGCGTCGTCCTCCTCCCGCTCTTCCTGCTGCTCGCCCTGACGACGTCCCTCGGCGTCGGGGTCTGGCTCTCCGCCTTGAACGTCGAATACCGCGACGTCAAGTACGTCGTCCCTTTCGTCGTCCAGCTCTGGCTCTTCGTCACGCCCGTCATCTATCCCTCCGCGAAAGTGACGAAGTGGCTCGTTTCGCACGGCCTCCCGGGATGGCTTTACGGCTTGAATCCGATGACCGGCGTCGTCGAGGGTTTCCGTTGGGCGCTGCTCGGCTCGGGCGCGCGGCCGGGCCCCGTCGTGGCCGCGAGCGCCGTCGTATCCGTTTCGATGCTCGTCGCCGGCGCCTACTACTTCCGCCGGATGGAGAGGACCTTCGCCGATGTGGTCTGAGGGAAGGCGGTTCCGCGAGGCGCTCCCCGGCCCGCGGGCGGCGGGCGGCGGATGCGTCGTGATCGGCGAGGTTGCGCAGGCGCACGACGGGAGCCTCGGGATGGCGCACGCCTTCATCGACGCGATCGCCGACGCCGGCGCCGACGCCGTCAAGTTCCAGACCCACATCGCCGCCGCCGAGAGCACGCCCGCCGAGCCCTGGCGGGTCCGGTTCTCCCCGCAGGACGCGACGCGCTACGACTACTGGAAACGGATGGAGTTCTCCGAGGAGGGGTGGCGGGGGCTGAGAGCGCACGCGGACGATCGGGGTCTCTGGTTCCTGAGCTCGCCGTTCTCGCGGGCGGCGGTCGACCTCCTCGACCGGGTCGGCGTCGCCGCGTGGAAGGTCGCCTCGGGGGAGACGGGCAGCGGCGAGCTCCTCGAGACGATCCTCGCGACGGGCCGGCCCGTGATCCTCTCGACGGGGATGAGCGGCTGGCCCGAGATCGACGCCGCGGTCGCGAAGGTGCGCGGACGCGGCGTCCCGCTCGCCCTCCTGCAGTGCACCTCCGCCTACCCGTGCCCTCCGGAGAAAATTGGATTGAACGTGCTCGAGCTCTACCGGCAGCGCTACGGCGTTCCGGCGGGCCTCTCCGACCACTCGGGGAAGATCTTCCCGGGGCTCGCGGCGGCCACTCTCGGCGCCGACGTCGTCGAGGTCCACGTCGCGTTCTCGCGCCGGATGTTCGGCCCCGACGTCCCGGTGTCGCTCGTCCCCGAGGAGCTCGCGCTCCTCGTCGAGGGTATCCGCTTCATCGAGACGATGCGCGCGCATCCCGTCGACAAGGACGCCGCGGCGCGCGAGGCGGCGCCGCTGCGCGGCCTCTTCACGAAGAGCGTCGTCGCGGGCCGAGACCTGCCCGCCGGGACGATCCTGACGCGCGAGGTCCTCGCCGTGAAGAAGCCGGGCAGCGGCATCCCCGCGGCTCGCCTGCCCGAGCTCGTCGGAGCGCGTCTGGTGCGCGACGTGCGCGCCGACGAGCTCCTGGCCCCGGCGGACCTGGAGGTCGCGCGGTGAGCGCGCGAAAAGAAAGCGCGGTGAGCGCGCGAAAAGAAAGCGCGGTGAGAGCGGCGACGGAGGGCGCGGTGAGCGCGCCAAAAGAAAGCGCGGTGAGCGCGCGGGCCGGCGCCGGTGCCCGGAAGCGTCGCGTGTGCGTGACCGTCACGGCGCGTCCGAGCTACAGCCGGATCAAGAGCGCGATCCGCGCGGTGCAGGAGCATCCGGATCTCGAGCTGCAGCTCGTCGTCGGCGCTTCGGCGCTGCTGGACCGCTACGGCTCGGCGGTCCGGCAGATCGAGGAAGACGGTTTCCCGATCGCCGCCCGCGTCTACATGGTCCTCGAGGGAGAGAACCTCGCGTCGATGGCGAAGACGACCGGACTCGGGCTGCTCGAGCTCGCGACCGTCTTCGACAACCTGAAGCCCGACGTCGTCGTGACGGTCGCCGACCGGTACGAGACGCTCGCGACGGCGGTCGCCGCGTCGTACATGAACATTCCCGTCGCGCACGTCCAGGGAGGGGAGATCACCGGCTCGATCGACGAGAAGGTGCGCCACGCGGTGACGAAGCTCTCGAACCTCCACTTCGTCGCGACACGCCCGGCCGCCGAGCGCGTCCTCCGGATGGGGGAGGCCCCCGATTCGGTCTTCGTCACGGGCTGTCCCTCGATCGACGTCGCGGCCGAGGTCGCCGCGGACCCGGAGATCCGGTTCGATCCCTTCGGGAAGTACGGGGGCGTCGGGGCGGAGATCGATCTTTCGGGCGACTACATCGTCGTCCTGCAGCACCCGGTCACGACCGAGTACGCGGAAGCGCGGGAGCACGCGGCCGAGACGCTCCACGCGATCCGCACGCTCGACGTCCCGACGCTCTGGTTCTGGCCCAACGTCGACGCCGGATCCGACGGGACGTCCAACGCGATCCGCTCCTTCCGGGAGACGGAGAAGCCGAAGAACATCCGCTTCTTCAAGAACATGTCACCCGCGGATTTCCTCCGGGTGGTCCGCGCGAGCCGCTGCCTCGTCGGCAACTCGAGCGTCGGGATCCGCGAGTGCGCCTATCTGGGCGTGCCCGTCGTCAACGTCGGCTCGCGGCAGGGAGGCCGCGACCGCGGGCGCAACGTAATGGACGTCGGGTACTCGTGCCGCGAGATCGTCGCCGCGGTCCGCCGCCAGCACGACCACGGACCGTATGCGTCCGACGACGTGTACGGCAACGGCGGCGCGGGGAAAACGATCGCGGGCCTGCTGGCCGAGCGGCCGCTCACGATCGAGAAGCGGCTGGCGTACGCATGAGGACGCTCGGGCTCGTGCCCGCCCGCGGCGGATCGAAAGGCATTCCGCGCAAGAACCTGCGGGCGCTCGCCGGCCGGCCGCTTCTCGAGTACACCGCGCGCACCGCCCTCGCGGCCGCTTCCCTCTCGAAGGTCATCCTGTCGACCGACGACGAGGCGATCGCGGAGACCGGCCGCGCGGCCGGTCTCGCCGTCCCGTTCCTGCGGCCGGCGGAGCTCGCCGAGGACGACACGCCGACTCTTCCGGTCGTCCAGCACGCTCTCCGCTGGCTCGAGCGCCACGGCGAGCGCTACGACGCCGTCTGCCTGCTCCAGCCGACGTCGCCTTTCCGGCGGCCCGCGACGATCGACGGCTGTGTCGCGCTCCTCGAGCGGTCGGGCGCGGATTCCGTGATCTCGGTCGTGCCGGTCCCGGCCGAGCACAACCCGCACTGGGTGTACTTCCGGTCCGACGACGGTCTGCTGCGGCTCTCGACGGGGGAGGCGTCGCCGATCCCGCGGCGCCAGGCGCTGCCGCCCGCCTGGTGCCGCGACGGCTCGGTCTACGTCGTGCGCGCGCAGATCGTGCTCGAGGGCGGGACGCTCTACGGGGACCGGGTCGCCGGCTGGATCTCGGAGGAGGACGACGTCGTGAACCTGGACGAGATGGACGACTGGAGACGCGCGGAGGCGATCGCCGCTCGCCGCGCGGGGAGCGCCGGGTGAGTGCGCCGATGACGGTCGCCGCCCCCGCCGCGATCGAGCCCCCCGCACTCCCGCGCGAGGCGGCGCCCGCCGCGATCCGCGTCGAGAGCCTCTCGAAGAGCTACCGGATCGGGGAGATCCGTCCCCGCTACAAGACGATCCGCGACTCGTTCACCTCGCTCATGACGGCGCCCATGCGCCGGTTCCTGCGGCCGCGTTCGGCGGACACGACGATGTGGGCGCTCCGTGACGTCTCCTTCGAGGTCCGCCCCGGCGAGGTCGTCGGCGTGATCGGCCGAAACGGCGCCGGCAAGAGCACGCTCCTGAAGATCCTCTCGCGCATCACGCAGCCGACGGAAGGCTCCGCGGTGATCCACGGCCGCGTCGGCAGCCTTCTCGAGGTGGGCACGGGTTTTCACCCGGAGCTGACGGGCCGGGAGAACGTCTTCTTGAACGGCGCGATCCTCGGCATGCATCGCTCCGAGATCCAGGCGAAATTCGACGAGATCGTCGCGTTCGCGGAGGTCGCGAAGTTCATCGACACGGCGGTCAAGCACTACTCGACGGGGATGTACATGCGGCTCGCGTTCGCGGTCGCCGCCCACCTCGAGCCGGACATCCTCCTCGTGGACGAGGTCCTCGCCGTCGGGGACGCGCTCTTCCAGAAGAAGTGCCTCGGCAAGATGGAGGATGTCGCGCGAACCGGCCGCACGGTGCTCTTCGTCAGCCACAACATGGGGGCGGTGCGTTCGCTCTGCACGAAGGGACTCTTCCTCGAGAATGGCCACGTCCTCCAGTCGGGGGACGTCGGCACGTGCATCGAGACCTACTTCACCCAGATCGGCGCGTTCCAGGCCGCGCGGGAAGGGGGAGAGACGGAAGAGGGAACCACCGCTTCCGGGTTCTCGCACGTCCGCGTCACGGGACCCGCCGGCGAGAACGCGATCGGCCAGTCGGAGCCGTTCGAGGCGCGCACGCGGCTCGCGGTGCGCCAGGAGGTCACGGGGTTCTCGCTCTTCTGCATCGTCGAGGACATGCAGAACCGGATGGTCTTCCACCTGCGGGAGGAGAGCACGGAGCTCGGTCTGGCGGCGGTTTCGCGGGGCGACTACGCCATCGGCGTCAAGATCCCCCCGCTCTGGCTCAACAGCGGCCTCTATTCGCTGCACTTCAAGGCGCTCTTCTGGGGGAATTTCGGCAAGGCGCGCTACGTCTCGGACAAGGTGCCGCTGGACGTGGCCGGAAGGCACAGCCGCGTGGAGGCGATCCTCCACCCCGCCGGCGAATGGACCGTGCGGCGTTCCGAGGTGCGGTGACCGGGCGATGTGCGCCATCGCGGGGATCGTCGGATCAGTGACGGGGGAGCGGCGCCTGCCGGCGATGCTCGCCGCGCAGCGGCACCGCGGGCCGGACGGGACGGGGAGCTTCGTCTCGCCGGGCGCGCGCGCCGCCCTCGGCCACGACCGGCTCGCGATCATCGACCTCTCCGACGAGGCCCGCCAGCCGATGTCGCGCGACGGGCGGCGCTGGATCGTGTTCAACGGCGAGATCTACAACTACCGCGAGCTCGCGCGGGAGCTCGGCTCGCGATACGCGTTGCGCACCCGGAGCGACACCGAGGTGCTGCTCGCCGCGTACGAGGCGTGGGGAGCGGCCTGCCTCGACCGCCTGATCGGGATGTTCGCCTTCGCGATCTGGGACGATCGAGAGCAGACCCTCTGGGCGGCGCGCGACCGCTTCGGGGTGAAACCCTTCCACTACGCTTCCGGGCCGGCCGGCGACCTCCTCTTCTCGAGCGAGATCAAGGCGCTGCACGCCGCCGGCGTCGCGCGGGAGCCGGACGCGGCGGTCTGGGCCGCGTACCTGGCGTCGGGGATGTCGGACGTCTCCGGGCGGACGTTCTGGAAGGGCGTTTCGGCGCTGCCGCCCGGGCACACGCTGACGTGGAAGGACGGGGCGTTGCGCGTCGAGCGCTGGTACGACCTCGCCGAGCGATCGGGGCAGGGGTGGGACCGCCGGCCGGAGGAGGAAGTCGAGGAGGAGTATCGCGCGCTGCTGGCCGACGCCGTCGCGCTTCGGTTCCGCTCCGACGTCCCCGTCGGGATCAACCTGAGCGGCGGCGTCGACTCCTCGACGCTCCTCGGCATGGTCCACGCCGTGCGCGGCGCCGACGACGACGTGTCCGCGTTCACGTTCTCGACGGGCGACCCGCGATACGACGAGCTCCCGTGGGTCCGGGCGATGCTCGAGCGGACGCGGCACCCGCACGTGGACTGCCGCCTCCGCGCGGCGGATGTCCCGGCGCTCGCGGCCTCGGTCGCCGAATCGGAGGACGAGCCGTTCGGCGGGATCCCGACGCTCGCCTACGCGCGCCTCTTCGAGGAGGCGCGGCGCCGCGGCGTGATCGTGCTCCTCGACGGCCAGGGGATGGACGAGCAGTGGGCGGGCTACGACTACTACCGGGGGACGGGCGCGCCGCTCGTCCAGGGGACGGCGCAGAGCCCCGTGCGGCCCGATTGCCTCGCGCCGGAGTTCCGCGCCGGGGCGATCGAGGTCTCGACGCCGGCGCCCTTCCCCGACCGGCTCCGGAACCTCCAGTACCGCGACGCCCGGTACTCCAAGATTCCGAGGGCGCTCCGGTTCAACGACCGCGCGTCGATGCGCTCCTCGACCGAGCTCCGGGAGCCTTTCCTCGACCATCGGCTGTTCGAGCTCGCCCTCCGTCAGCCGGCCGAGCGCAAGATCGAGGGAGACCGCGGCAAGCGACTGCTCCGGAAGATCGCGGCGCCGCTGCTGCCGGGCGGCGTGGTCGAGGCCCCCAAGCGCCCGCTGCAGACCCCGCAGCGGGAGTGGCTCCGCGGGGAGATTTCGGAGTGG is from Thermoanaerobaculia bacterium and encodes:
- the asnB gene encoding asparagine synthase (glutamine-hydrolyzing), translating into MCAIAGIVGSVTGERRLPAMLAAQRHRGPDGTGSFVSPGARAALGHDRLAIIDLSDEARQPMSRDGRRWIVFNGEIYNYRELARELGSRYALRTRSDTEVLLAAYEAWGAACLDRLIGMFAFAIWDDREQTLWAARDRFGVKPFHYASGPAGDLLFSSEIKALHAAGVAREPDAAVWAAYLASGMSDVSGRTFWKGVSALPPGHTLTWKDGALRVERWYDLAERSGQGWDRRPEEEVEEEYRALLADAVALRFRSDVPVGINLSGGVDSSTLLGMVHAVRGADDDVSAFTFSTGDPRYDELPWVRAMLERTRHPHVDCRLRAADVPALAASVAESEDEPFGGIPTLAYARLFEEARRRGVIVLLDGQGMDEQWAGYDYYRGTGAPLVQGTAQSPVRPDCLAPEFRAGAIEVSTPAPFPDRLRNLQYRDARYSKIPRALRFNDRASMRSSTELREPFLDHRLFELALRQPAERKIEGDRGKRLLRKIAAPLLPGGVVEAPKRPLQTPQREWLRGEISEWAGECIEDAIAARGGEWLDSAGVRRAWADYRRGASDNSFFVWQWIGLGLLARTAADRLPAVSA